The following are encoded in a window of Dioscorea cayenensis subsp. rotundata cultivar TDr96_F1 chromosome 16, TDr96_F1_v2_PseudoChromosome.rev07_lg8_w22 25.fasta, whole genome shotgun sequence genomic DNA:
- the LOC120279627 gene encoding (R)-mandelonitrile lyase-like encodes MDEKLSQFLQTLASILLLFAFSSSNASPQQGFPSYMRFSFDAVLFPVEAEYDYIVVGGGTAGCPLAATLSEGGHRVLILERGGAPHEFPSLATMDGFLTTISSGSSAPDSPAQTFVSEDGVPNARGRVLGGSSAINAGFYSRAHLGFFHGSRVDPGGLSIEWDMAMVNESYEWVERAVTFRPELRSWQSAVRDGLLEANVTPYNGFTVHHVAGTKIGASTFDPSGQRHSAADLLASAVPENTRVALRANVDRILLNPIHGGRRRNQHAAIGVIYRDRYGRRHHAMTRPFGEVILCAGALSSPQLLLLSGIGPRAYLSSWGIPVAVHLPDVAQNMADNPRNGISIIPPGPPLDHSLIQVVGITQSNAGDAGPFLEAASNIIPFFSTPRLPPFLHPHTTTTPLYLTVATLIEKAPGPKSFGSLRLASLDSRDNPVVRFNYFSNPDDLAACVSGTRKVAQVLAGRSMDEFRVPPGWFGNGRERRDFRFIGSELPENMDDDASVKDFCRRTVATIWHYHGGCLVGKVVDQNYKVIGVGSLRVIDGSTFSVSPGTNPQATLMMMGRYMGRKMNEERRMMERRRNRRRSTSSPPPPVPYHA; translated from the exons ATGGATGAAAAGCTTTCTCAATTCCTACAAACCCTAGCTTCAATCCTCCTACTCTTTGCATTCTCGAGCTCCAATGCATCCCCTCAGCAAG GATTTCCGAGCTATATGCGATTTTCGTTCGATGCTGTGTTGTTCCCGGTGGAGGCTGAGTATGATTACATCGTGGTGGGTGGCGGAACGGCGGGGTGCCCTCTGGCGGCGACGCTCTCGGAGGGTGGTCACCGGGTTCTCATCCTTGAGCGCGGTGGAGCACCCCATGAGTTCCCCTCCCTCGCTACAATGGATGGCTTCTTAACTACCATATCGTCCGGTTCCTCGGCCCCTGATTCCCCTGCCCAGACCTTTGTCTCTGAGGATGGCGTCCCCAATGCACGCGGCCGCGTCCTCGGCGGCAGCAGCGCGATCAACGCCGGCTTCTATAGCCGAGCTCACCTGGGCTTCTTTCATGGCAGTAGAGTAGATCCGGGGGGCTTGAGCATCGAGTGGGACATGGCGATGGTGAACGAGTCTTACGAGTGGGTGGAGAGGGCGGTGACGTTCAGGCCGGAGCTGAGGAGCTGGCAATCGGCCGTGAGAGATGGGTTGCTCGAGGCCAACGTTACGCCGTACAACGGCTTCACAGTGCACCACGTCGCCGGCACCAAGATCGGAGCCTCGACCTTTGATCCATCGGGGCAGAGACACAGCGCCGCCGATCTGCTTGCCTCTGCGGTTCCCGAGAACACCCGCGTCGCTCTCCGAGCCAACGTTGATCGGATCCTCCTCAACCCCATTCACG GTGGGCGACGGAGGAACCAGCACGCAGCGATCGGTGTAATATACCGTGATCGATACGGACGCCGGCACCACGCGATGACCCGGCCGTTCGGCGAAGTCATACTCTGCGCGGGCGCACTAAGCAGCCCCCAGCTCCTCCTCCTAAGTGGAATCGGCCCCCGCGCCTATCTCTCCTCCTGGGGCATTCCCGTTGCTGTCCACCTCCCAGACGTTGCTCAGAACATGGCCGACAATCCCCGCAACGGCATCTCCATCATCCCTCCAGGCCCCCCTCTCGACCACTCCTTGATCCAGGTAGTCGGCATCACGCAATCCAACGCCGGTGACGCCGGCCCTTTCCTCGAAGCCGCCTCCAACATTATACCCTTCTTCTCCACCCCTCGCCTTCCCCCCTTCCTCCACCCccacaccaccaccacccctCTCTACCTCACCGTCGCCACCCTCATCGAAAAAGCCCCTGGCCCCAAGTCATTCGGATCTCTCCGCCTCGCCTCTCTCGACTCCAGGGACAACCCCGTCGTCCGCTTCAACTACTTCTCCAACCCTGACGACCTCGCCGCCTGCGTCAGCGGAACAAGGAAGGTGGCCCAGGTGCTGGCCGGGAGATCGATGGATGAGTTCCGCGTCCCACCAGGTTGGTTCGGTAACGGCCGTGAGAGAAGAGACTTCAGGTTCATCGGCTCCGAGCTACCGGAGAACATGGACGACGATGCATCAGTCAAGGACTTCTGTAGACGCACTGTGGCGACGATATGGCATTACCACGGAGGTTGTCTTGTTGGCAAAGTGGTGGACCAGAATTACAAGGTTATAGGTGTGGGTTCTCTCCGTGTCATTGACGGCTCCACCTTCTCTGTCTCTCCTGGAACTAATCCTCAGGCCACTCTCATGATGATGGGCCG GTATATGGGGAGGAAGATGAACGAGGAGAGGCGGATGATGGAGAGAAGAAGGAATAGAAGAAGATCTACTTCTAGTCCACCTCCACCAGTGCCTTATCATGCTTAG